GCCTTGCCGAGCGCTTCGCCATCCTCGATGCGATCATCGAAGCCGAACCCTCAAAGCTCCGGTCCGTCGTCTCGGCTGCTATCGCCCAGAGCCTCCACGAGCCGACCGCCATCGTTCATGCCGGCGAGAAAGCGCAACGAGTGCTCGACGAAGCTGACCGGCGCGGCGTGCGTGTTCTTTCCATATTCGACGCGGACTATCCCGACGCGCTTCGCTCGCTCTCCGATCGCCCTCCCATCCTGTTCGTAAAGGGCGAGCTACCGTGCCGTCGCAGCGTCGCCTGCATCGGTACGCGCGAGCCCTCCGAGTTCGGGGAGATCGTCAGCGACAAGATCGTGGAGGCACTGGCCGGGTCAAAATGGGCGATCGTTAGTGGATTGGCTATCGGCGTTGATACTCTGAGCCATAAGGCAGCCTTGCGCCATGGTGGTCAAACCATCGCTGTGATGGCTGGCGGTCTTGACGGGATATATCCGAAGCAAAATGCCAAGCTCGCGGACGAGATCCTTGAGAGTGGTGGTGCGCTTGTCAGCGAGCAGCCTTTCGGCGTGCCACCGTCTCCGCGTAATCTCGTGCAGCGAGACCGACTCCAGAGTGGACTGTCGATCGCAACTTTCGTCATGCAGACGGACATCAAGGGAGGCTCAATGCATACCGTCCGCTTCACGATCCAACAAAACCGCCTACTGTTCGCTCCCGTACCGCAGGGGCGCCACGCCGCTGAGCCCAAGAGTCAAGGTATTCTGGCGATGACGCAGCTCCCGGCGATGCAGTTCGCCGATGCTGCGCGCGCCGAGGGCGAATATCGGCGGATACTGGTTGAGCGCTATCGCAACCGGCCGGTGGCAGTACCCCTCGCCAGCAGGGAGGATTACTCCTCCATGCTCGATTTACTGGAAACGCGCATTAGCAGCGCTGGCGACGAAGCGCCTACCTCGCGTTCGACAACGCCCGCACAGATGTCGATGCTCTGACGATGCCTGGCGTGTTTTTGTTCGACCTCGATATGACGCTTGTCGACAGCTCGGCCCTTGCCCAGATGCGTCGCTTCCAGATGTGGGAAAACGTCCGGCAGAATATGCATCTGATCCGGCCGTTCCCCGCGCAGGGCCGCGCGGCCCCGCACGAACTTCCTGGCCTGCTCAAAGCAGACGGACAGACCGTCGGTATCGTTACCTCATCGCCTGAATGGTATGCGACGGCTGTCCTGCAGCAGTTCCGCATCCCCTACGACGTGCTGGTAAGCTACGGCGATACCGAAAACCACAAGCCCGATCCGGAACCGATCCAGGAAGCACTGCGGCGTCTCGGCGTGGCCGCTAGCCGAGAGTCGCTCTACATCGGTGACGACGTCGGAGACGTTGAGGCCGCATACCATGCCGGATTGTCTTCGGTTGCAGTCCGCTGGGGACCGACCTCGATTTTCGAACTTTCGTCGAGCGCACCTGACATTTTCATGTCGAAGGCTTCGACGCTGCTGCGCCGTGACCGCATCGGAGGGCGTTGCTACATCGGCGAAGCCCTGACCAGCAAATGGCCATTTCACAGTCATTGGGGCTCCATCCTCCATTGTGACGACGAACCCGTCGTCTATGCGCTTGGCCGCTACTTCACCGCTTCTGATCCGCGACACGCGACCAGCTCGTTGAGCGCGGCGGTGTTGTCGCTGAAAAATGACGACAGCCAAGCGAAAATCCTTGGTGAGTGCGTCGGCCAAGCGGTCGATCTTCTCGACTGGACGCCCGATTGCATCGTTCCGGTGCCCATGAAGCCGTCGCACGAGCGCAACCGCTTCAAGGAGGTGCTCGAAAGCGCAGCCGACCACTTCGATGAGGACATCGAGGTCGAACTCAATGGACTGAAGACCGTCAAGGAGGTCGAAGGCTACAAACAGATGAATGCGCTGGAGCGCGCAGAAGCGATTAAGGGTGCCTTCGACACCGACTACACTTGGGGCGGCGCAAAGATCCTGCTGCTCGACGACGTCTACACCACAGGCGAAACGACGAGAGAGTGTGCGCGCATTCTCAACGCCAACGGCGCCGGAGAGGTTCGGGTGATGGCGATTGCGAAAGATCAGCGCGTCTTTGCCCGCAAGACCTGTCCCGCCTGCGGCAGATCAATGAAGATCCGCGAGAACCATACGACGCATGTGAAATTTTGGGGCTGCTCGGGCTATCCCAATCAATGCCAGAACACCGAGGACTTCTAATCCGGCAGGCCCTTAATGCTCGATACAAGAACGCGGACCTACTACGTAGCATTCAACATCATTGATCGGGACCCGAACAGCGAGGCCGAAAGGCATCGAATTCCTAAGCGCCTTCAGTTCCAATGGCCCATGGTGACACCTTTGGCATCCTTCACCGATTCGGAATTACTACTATCTAGCTTGTCCAAACGTGCAAACTCCGCACGCGAGGAGACCGTGCGGAAACATGGATCGCTGACCATAGGCTACTTTTGCGATAGTGATCGGTAGAAGATTTTAGGCTTGGTTGGGTCAGGCTGATGCATGAAGCAATCTTGCAGCGCATCAATTGCTGACATTACGGTCTGAAGGGCTACGGCTGAGTAAGCACCGGTGCTGCCTGTCGCCCAGTGGGAAATGAAGTTGCTCGAAATTGTCATTCCGCGCTGCTCAAGCGCGGTCTCTTGGGCGGAGTCGAGCACGAGATCGCCTGCTTTCTTGTGAAGTTTGACAGCGTCTTGGATCGCGGAGAGGAGTCGCCCTACCATCTTCTGGTCGTCATTATACGCCACGTCAAATGGCACCGGTATCTTGCAGCGGGTGATGATATTGCCGAGTTGATATTCAAGATATTGCCGGATGAATGGCGCCGCGTCCGCTGCCCGGCCTTGGTTAAGTAGGTCGTTGGTGCCGTCTCGGACTTTGTTGATTGCCCCCGATTGAGGCAGCACCGCCATCTGCGGCGTGCCCTCGAGTCGCTGGTGCTGCCATTCCGTGCTGCCGTTGTGAGCGTTGAACAGCTTCTCCAGCATCGTGTCATGGCTCAAAAGGATGATCTGTGGACCATCGGCGACCCGCGGACGGGCGAATTGAAGGCGAATGACGTCGACAAGATTGAGCTGATGCCCCGCGTCCAAGCTGGAAGTAACATCATCGAGGATCATGAATTTAGGGGCTCCGCCGTAGAGGGATGCGGCAGCCAAATAGACCGACACAGCAAAGCCGTTCCGGAAGCTTTCCGACAGCAGCGCCTGGGCCGAGACATCCTGTAGTGACCAGAAGGCAGAAAGACTGATGGCCAGTTCTTCCGTTCCCGCACGTTTAGCCAAAGCAGGCACGACGGACTGCCCCATGATCGCTTTGAACAGGTCCCGGCAAACCGGCAGGACTTTTTCCAGCCGTTGGGTGGCCATGGCGCTCTCGGCGACTGCGAAAGCATCGTTGGCCCCATCCACAAATGTCTTGAGCCGGGCGATCCTGGCTTCCTGGGCGTCAGCGGCGGCTCTGACCATTTCCTGGTCAGCCGCGTCTCGCCAAGCTGTCTGCAAGCGTCGCGCAGTCTCGACGGCGGTGGTCGCGGCGACCAAGGACGGCGGCAGCACCTTGGCTAGCTCGTCCGCCTCCGTCTGAGCTTCACCAATCAGGGTCTTGAGACGCGTGGCGAGCGTTATGCGAAGGCCGGATAAGGACGCAAGCTCGGCCGCCGAAAGTTCACCCTTCGCGCCTTTGGCGCATAGCTGCTTCGCTTGAGCAGCGTCGGCCTCCTCAAGGTGGGCAGAGAACAGCGATCCTAGGTCGGACCAACCGTTCGTCGCCCAAGCAGTCATGGCCGCCTGGGTCTCCTCGTCCACCTTCTCGTATTCTGCGATCCGGGTCCGGACCAGGTCCAGAACCGCGCCATCGCCGGGCCGTTCACAGGCAGGGCAGATGTCCGGGTTGGCCCATGACCCGCTGGTCAGCACTTTCTCAGTCACCCGGTAGAGTTCGTTGAGAAGATCGCCCGAGGTCTGAGCCACGGCGGCGTCCCGTCGGCTCGTGATATCCGCTAGCGCCCCGACGTCCTCTTCCGATGGCCCCTTGCCAGCCGCCGTGGTGAAGTCGGAAACCTTGCGAACAAGCTCGCCGTGGCGTGTTTTCTTTTCGCCACCTTCCTCCGAGACGATCGTATTTATGCAGGCATCAAGGTCGATCTCGCCAAAGGCCTTTCCATCGCAATGCTGCGCTAAGGCGGGAATGCTCTGAAGTGCGCCGTGGCAGGCGGACTCAATTTCCGGCTGCAAAGCTGCCGGCTCCAGCGGCTTTTTTATCAGTGCCTCGTAGTCGGCTGCAATGCGGGGAGCCAAGTCGCGGATCGCCTTGGCAGCGGCATCCCGACGCGCCAGAACCGCTGACCGATCAAAGTGATTATTGAAGGATCTGGTGTTGGCCAAGGTGTCTAGCGCGCCGCGCAGTGCCGAGTAGCGGGATAGTCCCAGCAGGCCGGCGAAGTTCCGGCCGCGTGATAGCGACGTGTCGTCTATGAAGCGCTGGAAGGTTGTACCATCGAGCAAGACGAACTCGCGATGAAGTGTCTTCAGCAGGGCTTCGCCATCGGCTCCGTTCGTCGCATTGACGGTCCTCGCGCCGGCGGAGTCTAAGGTGACGGTGACTGTCGTCGACGGAGATCCGTCGGTAGGCTTTAGGGTGAGAGCGATCGTCCCAACGCCGCCTGTGTGAAATCGATTCAGATAATAGTCGCGCCCCTTTTCAGCGGCGGCCAGATTATCGAGTTTGGGGATGGATTTTCGGAGGGCAAAGGTAAGGGCGTCGAAGATCGAGCTCTTGCCAACTCCGTTTGGTGCGGAAATCGAGCTTACCGCGTCCGGCTTGAACTTCAGGACGAGTGGTGCGCCTTGGTTGTTAACCCCGCGAAAGCCTTCGATCTCAAGCTGCTCAAGAAACCAGCCGATCGGCGGCGCGACGGGTACTGACGGAGGCGGAGATGTCTCCCCTTCAACTGCTGGAGAGACGCTCGTCTCGTCAGCCGACAATGTGTCCGCAGCGGCAAAGGCCGCCGCTTCAACCTCAGCCGATAGCAGGGCGGCCATGAGGATGTCCAAGATCTCCTCACGCTTCATCGCAGTCTCGGACAGGTCGGTAAGCACGGGTGTCAGAGCTGCGGCCAGATCATCGTCGAGCCCGGTTAGATAGGCGGCAAAGACTTCTAAGTTCGCCTCAATTTGCGCGGTGTCTTGGAAAGCTAGCGTTGGTTTGATCTTGGCCATGATGAACGGTCCCCCCCCATAGCCTTCTACTGCGACCGGCGGGAAGCGTCACTGTTGTTTGTAAATATTCGCGCCGAAATATTGCCAGTGACGGATCTACGGCTTTTAAGCTGGCACCAATCGATCGGCGGTGAATGCAGTGGTGTGCACAGCATCGTCGAGGGGGCACACGCTAGCGTCCCGGCAGCCGAACAGGTGTAAGCTATCTCCGCGGGCGCTTTGCACCTAATTTGGTGGGTTATAGAGGGCTATGGAGTAGATATAGTTCTCATCGCTATCCCGCATGGCCCGCCAAACACCGCCGATTGCGCGATATTGCCGCCCATAGCCGCCGATCACCGCACAAGAATTTTCAGGTTTGCGGAAGTTGCCCCGCCGATAGCCCTCTATGGCACGATAAAAGGCAGGTTCTCACATTCCCACCGTGTGAGAACCTCTCACAGCAATCGCAGCCGATTGTCCGATAATATCCGCATATACGCACGGGCGTTCCACTATGCCTCCTCTGGAGGCAGCCCCAGGGCTCTCAAGCGTTTGCTCTGTCCAGGTAAGAATAAAGAAAGAGGCTGATTTTGCTCATGCCATCCTTTGTTCAAACCGATGCTTGCGATTATCGGTACAGCCGATCGGATTCTTGCTACCTTCTGCCGCGAAGGCGGACGTAGTCGGGCCTGGTGCCCGGGTTCCGGCGGGGCATGGTGATGCCCGCGATAGTGACAGGCACGCGTCGCATGGCGACGGTCTGGCTGCCGACCTTCACGACGCAGTCCATGTAGTGGGTGCCGCGGTAGGCCGAGCGTTCATTGGCCGTGAGGCCGAGCCCGGCAAAATGGCCAAGATCGTTCGTGTTCTCAGCCTCGCCGCCCTCATTGCGCACCATCCATGCGACGGAGTTGTTCGCCGGAAGCTGTCCCGGGTTCACGACCTCGAAATAGATGTCACAGTCTTTCGGTATCGGTCCGATCCGGTTCATGTCAGTGAACCGCCCGCCCTGCGGGTTGTTGCGAGAAACCGCCGTAACCCTGATCTCGGGCATCACCGACCTTACCGGCAGCCACCTTGCCATTTCGACCAGCGCCCGCTGCCCCTCCGGCATCGGAAACAGATGCTCGAACGCCTCCTGCCAGATGTCGGCTGCGGCGAAGTCGGTTTCCGCCTCGCAGGCGCGGCTGGCAACGTCCAGCAGGTCAGATAGCGCACGGGTGAAGACTTGCATCTGCTGCGAGGACATCCGGACCAGGTTTTCATCAGGATCAACGGGATTAGGTACTTGCCAATCGTCCTCAAGGCGCTCGGTGATATGTTCGACGAGATCGCGCATAGCTTCATCATCGGCCAGAAGTTGGCCCAAGTCCCGTGCCGCTTCCGCAATCAGGACGGTTAGAAGGATTGACGAAGGCCGATCGGTTTCAGCGAATTTGAGGGCGACCCATGCCTTTAGATATCTGATCTGGCGTCGCACTTTGGCGCGCTCGATGTCATCGAACGAGTCGCGGAACCAGATATAGATGGCCTTCGGATCGCTGTCTTCCCAGCCATCGCGGGTCGCAAGCGACCGCGTGTCCAAATCAGGTTCAAGATGATATGCAGGCACGTCGATATGGAAGTCGCCCTTGAACCGGATGCGCTCGCACCGGGACTTGGAAGGGGCGACCTCCAGAACGTCGTCCGGATTGTCCGCGGCATAGGCGACAAGACTGTCCCTGACGAAACCCTTCAGCGTTTGGGGATCGTGGTCTCCGTCGTCGCGCGAACCCTTCCACACATAATAGATGCCGAGGTCGATATCGAACTCTTCGCCAAGTCGGACAGGGCGCGTCTGCGTTCCGAACTTATATGAACCCTGAAGCCAGGTGCGGATCGAATAGCCGCTCCTTTCGCGCAGGTCGGTCGTGAGGTGATCGGCTAGGGCGTTCCAGCGTTCCTGCTGTTCCTCGAACTGCTCGCTAGATGGCGTAATCCGCCGATGCAGCGTCTGCTTCTCCTTGTCGTTCGAGCTGTAAAAAAGTGATGATGCGGAACCCATAAAATCATCCCTTCAATGTATCGAGATTGTAGAAAGCAGGCGCTGGGGCTTGCCCTGACATTATTTCCTTCAGGAGAGGTGCGTTAAGCGCGGTCTGGACAGTGGCTTGCGCCAGACCCTTGATGGTTTTCTGGGCATCAGACGTTGCCACGTCGAGCGCCAGATGGCGCTCCTGTTCTTTCGACTGCACCGCGTCAAGCCGCAGGTAGCGCTCGCCCAAACGGTGTCTCATCATAAAGTCGACGGAATGTTGCTGCGCAGCGATGATGACGCTGACAAGCCGCTGCTCGCGCATCCACCCGAAGGCGCCAAGCTCTCGGCCGTGCGCATGGGCAAAAGAAAACTGCGCGGTAGTCGTGCCGATACTCAGCAGCCGAACTTGGCCAGCCGGTCTCTGAAAGAAATGCTCGGCCTCATGTACGGCGAGCAAGTCGGGAGAGTTCGCGTAGAGCCCGCCGTCGGTGAACAGCGCGTCCCCGACTTCGGCGATAGGAAAGTAGGTGGGTGCCGCAGCGGTCGCCAAGGCGACATCGACGGCCTTCAGGTGCAGATCCCTGCGGAAATCCTCGTGATGCGGGGTCTTGAACATCTGCGGCCCGCCCTTAGTCAGGTTGACGGCCGGGACAATGACTGGATGTTTCAAATGACCAATGAGCGTATCGGCGCCCACAATACGGACGATGGTGTTCCTCAGGGCATCGGGTCGGTATTTCGGCTTCCACCAATAGCGGCACAGGTCAACAAGCGAGCCGGCAAAACCTTGCGGCGCCGGACGGTCGGAAAAGATCGTCGTGCCGTCGTCCTCGAACGCTTTTTTGATGTCTTGGGCGGGTACTTCATTCGCCAGACCTAAGGCGATAATTCCGCCGACCGATGTGCCAGCGATCAGGTCAAAATGGCGGGCGATAGGGGCACCGTAGCTCTCTTCGAGTGCTGCGAGGACCGACGCCGTGTAAAGACCGAGGTAGCCGCCGCCGCTCAAGGAGAGGATCGTGAAGCGATCAGTTTGCGCGCTCATATCTGTTCTCCCCGTCCGGCGGCCGCTTCCTAATGTTTCTTGTCGCGCGGCGGGTTCGGGTCATGGCCAGGTGCAACCGTATCAGAATCCCGCCAACGGCCGTTGCGCCCTTGAATCCTCACTTCGCCGCCGCCCGCGTTTTCCACGACCTGCTTGGCCGCCCGTTCGGCATCCGCTTGCCGCTGATGGACGCTACTGGCCCGCTCCGCGCCGGCAC
This sequence is a window from Paracoccus aerodenitrificans. Protein-coding genes within it:
- a CDS encoding DUF2188 domain-containing protein, producing the protein MSKNDRYVVKHPKGWAVKGAGAERASSVHQRQADAERAAKQVVENAGGGEVRIQGRNGRWRDSDTVAPGHDPNPPRDKKH
- a CDS encoding HAD-IA family hydrolase encodes the protein MFLFDLDMTLVDSSALAQMRRFQMWENVRQNMHLIRPFPAQGRAAPHELPGLLKADGQTVGIVTSSPEWYATAVLQQFRIPYDVLVSYGDTENHKPDPEPIQEALRRLGVAASRESLYIGDDVGDVEAAYHAGLSSVAVRWGPTSIFELSSSAPDIFMSKASTLLRRDRIGGRCYIGEALTSKWPFHSHWGSILHCDDEPVVYALGRYFTASDPRHATSSLSAAVLSLKNDDSQAKILGECVGQAVDLLDWTPDCIVPVPMKPSHERNRFKEVLESAADHFDEDIEVELNGLKTVKEVEGYKQMNALERAEAIKGAFDTDYTWGGAKILLLDDVYTTGETTRECARILNANGAGEVRVMAIAKDQRVFARKTCPACGRSMKIRENHTTHVKFWGCSGYPNQCQNTEDF
- a CDS encoding CBASS cGAMP-activated phospholipase, with the protein product MSAQTDRFTILSLSGGGYLGLYTASVLAALEESYGAPIARHFDLIAGTSVGGIIALGLANEVPAQDIKKAFEDDGTTIFSDRPAPQGFAGSLVDLCRYWWKPKYRPDALRNTIVRIVGADTLIGHLKHPVIVPAVNLTKGGPQMFKTPHHEDFRRDLHLKAVDVALATAAAPTYFPIAEVGDALFTDGGLYANSPDLLAVHEAEHFFQRPAGQVRLLSIGTTTAQFSFAHAHGRELGAFGWMREQRLVSVIIAAQQHSVDFMMRHRLGERYLRLDAVQSKEQERHLALDVATSDAQKTIKGLAQATVQTALNAPLLKEIMSGQAPAPAFYNLDTLKG
- a CDS encoding AAA family ATPase; translated protein: MAKIKPTLAFQDTAQIEANLEVFAAYLTGLDDDLAAALTPVLTDLSETAMKREEILDILMAALLSAEVEAAAFAAADTLSADETSVSPAVEGETSPPPSVPVAPPIGWFLEQLEIEGFRGVNNQGAPLVLKFKPDAVSSISAPNGVGKSSIFDALTFALRKSIPKLDNLAAAEKGRDYYLNRFHTGGVGTIALTLKPTDGSPSTTVTVTLDSAGARTVNATNGADGEALLKTLHREFVLLDGTTFQRFIDDTSLSRGRNFAGLLGLSRYSALRGALDTLANTRSFNNHFDRSAVLARRDAAAKAIRDLAPRIAADYEALIKKPLEPAALQPEIESACHGALQSIPALAQHCDGKAFGEIDLDACINTIVSEEGGEKKTRHGELVRKVSDFTTAAGKGPSEEDVGALADITSRRDAAVAQTSGDLLNELYRVTEKVLTSGSWANPDICPACERPGDGAVLDLVRTRIAEYEKVDEETQAAMTAWATNGWSDLGSLFSAHLEEADAAQAKQLCAKGAKGELSAAELASLSGLRITLATRLKTLIGEAQTEADELAKVLPPSLVAATTAVETARRLQTAWRDAADQEMVRAAADAQEARIARLKTFVDGANDAFAVAESAMATQRLEKVLPVCRDLFKAIMGQSVVPALAKRAGTEELAISLSAFWSLQDVSAQALLSESFRNGFAVSVYLAAASLYGGAPKFMILDDVTSSLDAGHQLNLVDVIRLQFARPRVADGPQIILLSHDTMLEKLFNAHNGSTEWQHQRLEGTPQMAVLPQSGAINKVRDGTNDLLNQGRAADAAPFIRQYLEYQLGNIITRCKIPVPFDVAYNDDQKMVGRLLSAIQDAVKLHKKAGDLVLDSAQETALEQRGMTISSNFISHWATGSTGAYSAVALQTVMSAIDALQDCFMHQPDPTKPKIFYRSLSQK
- a CDS encoding CBASS cGAMP synthase — encoded protein: MGSASSLFYSSNDKEKQTLHRRITPSSEQFEEQQERWNALADHLTTDLRERSGYSIRTWLQGSYKFGTQTRPVRLGEEFDIDLGIYYVWKGSRDDGDHDPQTLKGFVRDSLVAYAADNPDDVLEVAPSKSRCERIRFKGDFHIDVPAYHLEPDLDTRSLATRDGWEDSDPKAIYIWFRDSFDDIERAKVRRQIRYLKAWVALKFAETDRPSSILLTVLIAEAARDLGQLLADDEAMRDLVEHITERLEDDWQVPNPVDPDENLVRMSSQQMQVFTRALSDLLDVASRACEAETDFAAADIWQEAFEHLFPMPEGQRALVEMARWLPVRSVMPEIRVTAVSRNNPQGGRFTDMNRIGPIPKDCDIYFEVVNPGQLPANNSVAWMVRNEGGEAENTNDLGHFAGLGLTANERSAYRGTHYMDCVVKVGSQTVAMRRVPVTIAGITMPRRNPGTRPDYVRLRGRR
- a CDS encoding DNA-processing protein DprA — its product is MIGTETRTAAGILTLTALRGIGPATAERLAERFAILDAIIEAEPSKLRSVVSAAIAQSLHEPTAIVHAGEKAQRVLDEADRRGVRVLSIFDADYPDALRSLSDRPPILFVKGELPCRRSVACIGTREPSEFGEIVSDKIVEALAGSKWAIVSGLAIGVDTLSHKAALRHGGQTIAVMAGGLDGIYPKQNAKLADEILESGGALVSEQPFGVPPSPRNLVQRDRLQSGLSIATFVMQTDIKGGSMHTVRFTIQQNRLLFAPVPQGRHAAEPKSQGILAMTQLPAMQFADAARAEGEYRRILVERYRNRPVAVPLASREDYSSMLDLLETRISSAGDEAPTSRSTTPAQMSML